CCAGATTCAGTTTCTGTTGACTTATCCTTAAGTATGTCTAGTAAAAAATATTAGCTTTATTCCAAATATCTTAACCATTACTATGACTGCAAAGTCCTATCTCCCAGAGTCCGCAAGTACTGGAAGAGGAAAAGGTGTTCAAGCAGCAGGCAACAATCATGGCCCTTCACACGGCGGAATCCAGGTGGCTACTGACTAGTCCAGGACAAGTCTAAAAACAAGGGAATTCATGCACATTACTAAGTATGTCATAATCTTCACAGTTGAGAGCTCCTTCGACATTGCACTCTGTAAGGACCCTGGTCTTCCTGGACACTATGGCGAGTCTGAGCTTGAACTTGcagccttctttttcttcttcttgctgtGCTTCTtatgcttccttttctttttggctttgtcCTGTAAAAATAATTCCGTGGCAGGCGTTACTACTGTGTCCATTTAAAAACATGCCAATTAAGAACAGCACTTCTACATCTGAGCTCTTTACTATAAACAACTGCAGAAGCAAGCACACCAGTTAGAATTTTCTGGAAAAGCGTCAACAACCACAACTATGGGGCTAAGAGTTCTTGCTGAAACTCAAAGACAGGAGAAAACTCTCTAGTCAATGGTACATCACTGGATCCCAACAGAAACGTCTAGAGAAAAGACTCAACTGAATCATGCTATCAATTGCTACATGTCATGTTACATAGCTTCTAAGAAAAAGGAACTATGGTTCCAATACCTCCAATACAGCAAAGTCACATATAGCAAGATAAAACTGCTTTACTGAAACATCAGTCTTTTTGAGGATCCAAGTATTTaatctaatatttttaaattgaaacaCTACTTTAGTTACTAATATCAACTTATTAATACAAAATACTGACATACACATCAGAGGATAGTTTATTTAATAAAACataagtttttttgtttatttttgagatggggtctcatatagcccaggctggccttgaatatgCTGTCATCAAGGAAACTGAACTCCTGATGCTAGCATTACAGACAGACATCACCACATCTAGCCAAATGCCTATTTTCACAGGGAAATTGCTGCCTGGGCAAATTCTTAGTGGATTAGGGGGCTGGAGCTTGCTGAGCTCTAGTACCTCTGAGTGCTTTTACTACAAAAGGCAGGATCTCAAGACACAGACACTTCAAAAGAGGCTACCAGTGTAGTACACAGGGGAAAGAGCCCAAATAAGGAAGACAGAGCTCCCTCTCTTCTGCTACTGCTCCAGAAGACCCTGCAGATTGCCTGATTGGGGGCACAGCTGAAGCACACTATTGCCAAGGCACATCCAGACCCcagaggggtttttttttttttggttgagacaGGGATCCTttgtgcagctttggctgtcctggactcactctgtagaccaggctggcctcaaatttacagatctgcctgccattgcctccttagtgctggttcaaaggcatgagccaccactgtcctgctgaccttttttttaaaagcatgtacttaaatgtaattttaaagggAAGCCAAAAAGCTTACATTTGAGCACTTCTTTACTGTGGTGCCAAAGGTGGAACCCAGAGCCGCGTGCGTATTAACAAGCACACTACCACCAAATCAGACCTACAGACCCATGGGGGGCTTTCTCCACATACAGACTTCTCCATCTCCTACTTTACTGGCCTCTAAGCACTAGAGCATGCCTAGATGCTGGTAACAAATATGGAGCactaagaacaaacaaacagtacTGAAGTGCACAAAGACTGGCCTAATAATCAATCTAAGACAGCACAAAACAGCCACCCAAACTATTTTCTCAATCGGAAAAACAGTATCTGTCACTGCATCACAAAACATGTGATTCAGAATCACACATATCCAAGTGAAGTCGCTGTTTCAGAGGCCCTTACAATAAGAGCTATGAAGTTCTAGAAAATGGTTAACCTGAACCTACAAATGAGaatgttctcctttttgttttacctCTCCTTAAGAAAGTGCCTTCAAAGGCTACTTCCTACACTTATACAGAAGACCTGCACATTCCTTCACAGATATGGTGTTACTCTCTGAAAGTAtcagctattttcttttttagctcTTTTATCATTTATCACTTACATCCCCATTCTCTtaaatctcttctttttcttcccacttATCAATTTGCATAATGGCAGAGCTGTTTTAATAAGAATATAGTAATTTGTATCAGCCATTCATATTGCCACTTGCAGCTCATTTCTCATTGCAGCCAATATTTTGAGAAGCCTTTTTTATTATTCTAGGTTTGGGTGACCTGTACATAATTGCTTTTATAGGACTGGGGAAATCAATCTATTTTATCATAGCTTAAGAAAGTTAaataaaggctggagagatggctcagtggttaagagcacttgccattcctgtagaggacctggatttagttcccagcacctagagGAAAATCACAGCTACAGGGGAGTCTATGCTTTTCTGAACTCCAGGATACACATACATCACTCAGACAAACACGCATACAAAAAGAAGTAGAACTGAAAGGCAAATAAAAGTTGGAACACTTATCTGTAATGTGCATATTTAAGCATACAGATTTTTTGGAATTTACTTTGTGCTTGTATATGCACTGCggtgcacatggaggccagaggataactGGTGTCCTAGAAACCAGGCTCAGGCTGGCTGCAAGCACCTGGAACCACTCAGTCATTTCACCAGTCCCTTGCACTTCTAttgcctttccttttttcccccacaacagggtctcaccatgtagctctggctattgtgtaactcactttgtagaccaggtcggtcttgacctcacagagatccacctgcctccgcctcctgagtgctgggactaaaggtgtgcactattCCACCCAGCTATGAACTTGTATTTTTAACAGTAAGTACTGCAAGGGGTTAGGGGCTATATGCTTAGCTTCCTAAGCCAACTCgattttctcctcctctccagaaAGCAGAGGCGATGAACACACTCTTCCCAGTCCCAGATGAACTGTTACATTAAAGAACAGGGGGCTTGCTGTTGTCTATAAAAACCTATGATACTTGCTGTTGTTCTCTCTCGCTCTTCAccgcttttcttcttttttgcttGCACCTACAAAGTTGAAATTTTTATGAACAGAAGATAAACAATTTGTACTTAGTGATTTTAATCTTATACCTAATATACCTTATATGTTCAACTCATGTTAAGAAAAATTttgattataaaatattaatttttatgacTCGTTATGTattgacaaaattaaaaaaaaacttatagatTTTACTTATCTCTAAAAGCTTTGCCTTCAGCACCAAAAACAAGCAGTGCAAACTGTGGGAAGCTATCATGAACTGTAGCATAACACACACCAGCTTCAGCTTAATCACTATCAATACTCTACAGAGCCAAACACTGAAGTCACACATGTACTGTACTCCATATAGAGTGGCGGGTTAGAGCCTGTGATAACAATCATCGTGCTGACTATATTTCCTTTTGATCttttaagatctatttattttttatgtatatgatattctgtctgcatgtacacctgcacaccagcagagggcaccatgTCATtttacatggttgtgagccaccatgtggttgctgggaattgaactcaggacctctaaagagcagacagtgctcttaacctctgagcatctctcctTTTGATCTTTTAACGTATGGTGCACTGAACTGAAAGTAAGTCCAAAGTTGTTAAATGTGCGCTAAACGTTAAGTACAGATAGAAGCTATACCTGTTAAATTGGGTAAGTGCTAAATACAACACTGGCTATTAGCTTTATGACATACCTGTCAGATGACTACATAGTGAATACAggacaaaacacataaaaatgtcaCTGACAATCTAAGGAGGAATAAAGACGGAAGGAACAGACATActggactggagagacagcttagtgattaagagcactcctctggggctagagagatggctcagtggttaagagcactgtttgctcttcctaaggacccgagttcaaaccccagcacccacatgacagctcacaactgtccctaACTCCAGGCCTGACACCAaagcacatacaataaaaaaaataaaagattgttaaaaaaaaaaaaaagaaaaaaaaaaagagcactgctcttccagaggtcggagttcaattcccaacaaccacaaggtggctcacaatttACCATCTAACAGACAACAGGCTGGAGCTGAGAGACAGATCAAGTCTATAtatatactgggatctgatgccctcttctggcaagcaggtgtacatgcagatagagcacgcatatataataaaaaattaattttttaaaaagaaacagacataaaCATTAGACATTGTTTGCAGTTGGATGGCAGTTCTCCTGAGTTCGTCTAGATTTTGTCTAGCACACTGATGGCAAGGATTTCTAAAGGCCACCCGTGTGGTACCACTGTAGCCTGACATGAACATTTTATCTCCTAAGGCTATCATACTCAAGCACTTACATATTCAAACACAATTTCATCGGATTACACACTGGTGTttactttaatttcttccattAGGGGgcagtaatataaaaaaaattaatgtaaccagtttatatcagctttattttATACTCTTTGAGTTTCACTTCAAAGAGTATAAAAATGCAGCTATAAGATGGGGTGGCATGCATGACAGGTCTGAGGGCCATTATCACAGACCAAAAACTCTGAAGTGTAAAAAGAGACTGgtacaaacaaacaaggaaaatatgAATATGAAAGAGCAGGAATCTGAGGAACAGAGTAGACAGAGACAGCCAGGCAAGGTAGATGTCTAAGGCGGCTCAGGAATCTAGCTGCATTGACAGCACCCACATAGTAAGTTTAAAACAAAAGATGAAATGCACACGTGATCCTTCTTACTTTAACTAAGCATGGATTTCAGTTTGCTGCATTGTATATAGCCTCCTTCATGTAACCAGAatgaaaacatattaaaaatatgaCATTGGAAAGGCATACCAAAACATGGTTAAATATCAAAACGAGTCATACAGTCATCTCCtgaaaaaacagaaatgtacAGCTCACtctgaaaagcactactttgctTCCTCTACTCACCTCTTCATAGTCCGACTCTGACAAGGACTCAGATGACAGTGGTTTATCTTCATGCATCTTTCTCTTCTTGCTGAGTCCTTTAGTGTCctacaaaaacaaatacatgtgCACTGAGGTGAAGACAGAATCCTCTGCCAAGGAAGCCTCAGGTTTCACTTCCAGCCCGGAAAGTTTATGCTGTGCAGGCACGCACATGTGTACATGGGCAGCCCCAGCGGGTAACTCTGAAAAATCCGTTCTCTTCTGCACCTTGTGGGTCCTCAAGGATCCTCCTCAGGCtctcaggtgtgcaccacaggcTTCTTTCGCCGAGCACAGCCCCACATCTCTGCGTCTAAGCTACACTTAATAATTCTTCTCATCATATAAATCACCCAGGTCTCAATTAGAAATTTCTGAAAATGATGACATTTACCAGGATTTCAGTTTTTAATTCCCACTAAAACAAAACTTTCATTTAATAAATTCAAGTAACTGCATCTCCACTTAGAGAAGCAGTTCTTAACCTATGGGTTGCAGGTCCTTTAGGGATCAAATAAGCCTTTCAGCAGGGGTCACCTGAGACCATCAGAAACACAggtgtttacattatgatttataacagtagcaaaattacaattaagacgtagcaacaaaaataattttatgattggggtcaccacaacaggatgaactatattaaaggattgcagcattagaaggttgagaaccactgagttagctgtaacattttcatttccttaaatTAACAGATACAATATTAAGGTCATAGGAAATTAAAGTGCTAGAAGATTTAGGTCCTTTGTATTTTAATCCTTTTGTTCCTACTCAGGGTtgcaccagaaaagaaaatcagtggGTGATTACCTGCTACGTTTAAAAGGATGTCTGTACAATAACATTCGTATATTTAGAGTATTATATTTTGAAAGATTTGAgtgtatgcagtgtgtgtgtgtgtgtgcgcgcgcgcgcaaaCACGCGTGCAGGTatccatggaggccaaaagagggtcagatcccctggagctggagtagaGGTGTTTGTaagccacccagtgtgggtgctgtgaaccaaaCTCGGAACCCAGGTCCTATGGAAGAGAGGGAAACATGCCtaattgctaagccatctctccaacttctACATTTATACTTAACTCTaggatggcaagatggctcagtaaagaCCACCAGAAACTCTCATCAAGGTAGAAGGGGAGAACCCAAAGCTGTTTTCACAAAGCTGTTTTCTGATCTACACATAGGCCACAGTGCACACCATCATTTCCCCAAATcgtgcacatatgcatgtgtatatacacattcTGATTTTTTATAATATACTTAGGAACATTCAGCAAACATTTTAAGAATCACAAATTATGCAAACACCTAGTACAGCCAATTGTTGAGAAATGTAAACTGATAACATTTTATGAACAAACTGTAGACAAATTAAATGTATCCACATTCTGGGAGCCTAGAAAAGCATCAGAAAACTAAGAACTGCTCACAGGAGAAAAAAGGTTAGAAATATCCAGTGTATACAGAACAAGAGAGATGTGGAAGTCTCAGGTTCTATTTGCAGCACCTACatagtggcttacaactgcctccAACACCAGTTATGcagtatctgatgccctcttctggctgtcttgggcaccaggcatgtgtgtggtgtatatgtgtatctacaagcaaaacacttaaacacataaaaatagataATTCTTTAAAGTTAAGAAAGAAATATGCATCGTGGCAGTTTGTATTGCTAAAATCTATAAATAACTGGCAGCTGTGGAGACTGCTTAGTGGTTAGGGGCATTTACTGCTCATgcaagggacccaggttcaaatgcCATCACCCATAACAGGCAACTCAAAACCacctctaactctagttccaggccTGTATcttctgctggcctccacaggaacaCACTGCATACATAACGGTGCATACAAACTCATGCAAACAGACAGATATAGAAATAATCTGTAAatcttaaaaagtgaaaataatccAGATGCCCCATAGACAGAAGTAAATAAATGGAATATTGTAAGCAAAAGAACGTGTGACACTATTCTGAAAAACACAATGCTATCTGTTACTATgaatacatatatacttatatgcgAATGTGGCTAAGGAGCACAAATATAGATTCTAGAATCACTGCCTCTAAAGGAGTGGTGACTTTAAAATGCAACAGTAAGGAGCAAATGTAGACCATTTACTAATTCTAGCAGTTCacagtatgtgtgtctgtatgtacataGAGATTCTGTATGTGATACTTTgaagcacttttttttaaacatgaaagaaaccattattttataataattttgaaTATCAGGAATATCAAATCAAATGACATCCTTTGGGCGTTTTCTACTTCTACCTGTTAATATTCATCAATTAGCATTAATAACAGGGAAGTTATAGTGGGGATCACAGCCCCAGCTGCTCAGGAAGATACCACAAATTTGAGGCCTGCCTAGGCAATACAGTGAGCCCTCATCTCATAAATggaattcatattttaaaaactgaattagtATAATTTCTTACGTCATTCAAGCGCTGTATGACAGGCAATATAAAAAGTTACCTTTTCTCTTTCAGTCACATcctttgacttctttttcttttttgaaccaTCCTAAACAAATATACACatgaaaatatgtaatataacTTTTAAATGTAAAAGATACTGTAAGTGTAGCCCTCCctcaaaattatttattcatgaCTAATAAACGTTTACATCAATATCAGCATtttattctgaaaagaaaaagtattttatgtgtatctgCATATAAGACAACAGGCCTTTTTCCTTTCTCACTGAATAACACCAATGTACCCTTGAAACAATACCCATgaggtttattttaaaataagggtTTCTTTATGCAACCGTCTTTGCCTTTGGTGGTTCTCTGCCATCCACCAATCTGACCCTACTGTCTCATCAAGAATTCTGTTACCCCTTTAGTTCTAGCTAATAACCTAGTATTACAAACAAGTATTTGACACGCTTGCTGAAAGGATTAAATGCATTAACCATCAAGGGCCTACACAGGAGCCACCACACAGCAGGTATTCCATGAACACTGGCTACCATGGTCATATGGGACTTCTGCCTTAAAGACAGAGGTAACCAAGAGTCACCAAATAATTCTACAGAATCAATCTTCCCAGAGCGAGTGGCGCTCCTTTACAATCCTCAACAGGAGCCCCAGCGTTCCCTGGTTCCCTCATCAGAACCGTGTAGGCATTTGTCAAAAATACAGACTACTTCTGATCCTAACCAGACTTTGGAGTTGGAACCTAGGAATCAATCCTCTCTTTTTTGGTGCTTgagattgaacccaggatctCGCTCATGAATGCCAAGCATGTTTTCTACAATCCAAAGGTAATAAATAAGTCTAATTAATTAAGTGAGAGGTGCCAGCACTTCATGCTGTCTACCACTGAGTACAGTCCTGGTCACTGGAaccaagttttttaaaaaaaaatttcacacttttaaaaagaatgttcaCCAAAATTTGAAAGTCAATTGTACTTGACATTTTTAGTTCTATTTCTAGTTAGTACAGAACaaatttaggttaaaaaaaaaaaaaaagcactgggcTATCTATTAAAAGCTCAACttccaatgcttttttttttttaaacgaaaGAAACAGTATCATGAGATCTATAAACATAGAAACATTTATATAAAAGTACTtgggaatttaaaaaaatgtttcctgtACAATATTAAATGCATCAACCAACCAGTGCAGAACCTCCAAGTAAAAAAACCAAATGTGCTCCTTCTAACTGGAGTGATGCCAGACAGGAAGAATGGACAaaaaatgaagtgtgtgtgttcTTGGCAATTCAGTGCTGAGTCTCACCTTGCTGTCTGAATCGGAGTCTGATACTGAGCTCTCAGGAGACTTATGGCAAcggctcttctttttcttcctcctttttgtttgttttttatcctaTACAAAACATTTTTAGAAGCATTTGCTTTATGTTTCAGAATGTAATTTATCCATTTAACTAATATTATAAACATACTAATGACCAGAACATAATAAAAGGCCCAGCTTGTAAACATATTTTCCTCAATGAATATTTATAATGTAAGTAATATACTGCTTTTCTATTCCAAGAGCCACATTAtctgaattatattttataattttaagcaATGAGTCAAAAGCACTcgatttttcaaaaaaaaaaagtgtattattGTAAATGAACAAAAcgaacttaaaatatatatatacactaataTTTAAACATCTTATCATCTCATTTATTCATATGGGTACTCTAAGTTATGAAGAATTAATTAAAATCAGAAAGTCAACATTTGTAGTAGCAATTCCACAGAAGTCCCCTTGACATTCAAGTATGTACCAATTACTTTACGAATCATCACTGCATATCTTACCTCATCTTCAGAATCTGAAGAACTGCTGGAAGAATCAGAGCTCGATGAAGAAGAAGATGAATACTTGACCAAGCACAAAACAATTAAAGCTTGTGAGATGCAGGAATTGGTTTCTTTATTAAGTCTCTCAAGCACTTAGTGAAATCAATCTAGTGTCTAAGAAACAGATGCCATATTCATAAGATTTagaaactaaaatgtaaaagtcatctccctcccccaaagctcaacaaagtgacaacatatgctcaACAATCAACAATCGTCCTTTGTAGTAGCAAGAGATATTACTAGGGTATGTTCTCTTCATGCACGAAGAGAACATCACCGCCCATCACAGCCAAGGGACCTTTGGGCTATTTGATGCCATCTACAGTCTAAGTGAGCTTTCGCATACACAGAAAAATCAAtcattcttacttttttttgttaaatagCCTCTTAACatttagaaaatagaaaactTTTGCTCACCCTAccagatttcttcttttcttttttctttctctaaatagAAAGAAACACAAACCTGAATAAGTGGATGTGGTTTTCAAATGACTTTATTAACACATCATTATAAAATCCAATGATAAACTGAAAGTGGTGTTACCTGTCTTTTTTTGGATGAGCTCTCATTTCCACTTAATAATTTCTCTCTatgtttttctagttctttcttccaATTCTGCAAAAAACGAGACACCATTAGAACACTAGAAGTTACTGAGccctttccaattttttttttttaattaacactcACTTATCTCAGCTTCCTTTTTCAAACAAAAGATTTAGTTATCTTCACTTGTACATATGTTTTTGTCAgaggtgtttttctgtgtagccctgtcctggaacttgttttgcagaccaggctaccctcaaactcagatatccacctgcctccacttttcaaatgctgagattaaagacgcGTGCAACCACACCAGGACTTAAAataaagctaattttaaaaaaacaaacaaacaaacaaacaaaaaacccaacaagaaatagaaaaaacTGACTACAGTGGTAGAAATGAGgtgtatgtggtgtatgtatgCTGTGGTGTATGTCTGTTGGTCAGAGACAGCTTCGTggaattggttctttccttccatgttTATGTTGGTTCTGAAgatgaaactcaggtcaccaggctttcaAGACAAGTGCCTTTACTGAGTCCTTCTCTTATTTTTATAAGAAGGCATTCACTTACTCGCGAACCTGCCTTTTAATATTTAAcagtaatatttataaaatacagaATCCCCTTAATGACTAAAGTGCAATGCTCAAAGTCTTGATTTATTAAAGTGAAAGAATGAAGACAGATTTCATTTACTAGAAAAGATTAgtctatttttttaagaaatgctaTTACAAACCTCATTCATTTTTTCTTCAAATTCGGCCAAAGCCTTggaacctttctttttcttttctagctgttcctttacctcctccctttaaaaaaca
This Meriones unguiculatus strain TT.TT164.6M chromosome 21, Bangor_MerUng_6.1, whole genome shotgun sequence DNA region includes the following protein-coding sequences:
- the Fam133b gene encoding protein FAM133B, with product MGKRDNRVAYMNPIAMARSRGPIQSSGPTIQDYLNRPRPTWEEVKEQLEKKKKGSKALAEFEEKMNENWKKELEKHREKLLSGNESSSKKRQRKKKEKKKSGRYSSSSSSSSDSSSSSSDSEDEDKKQTKRRKKKKSRCHKSPESSVSDSDSDSKDGSKKKKKSKDVTEREKDTKGLSKKRKMHEDKPLSSESLSESDYEEVQAKKKKSGEERERTTDKAKKKRKHKKHSKKKKKKAASSSSDSP